A portion of the Herpetosiphon gulosus genome contains these proteins:
- a CDS encoding iron-containing alcohol dehydrogenase yields MQEFFEFRLLPRVLYKSGLVAEMGAELSSLGATKAFIVTDAGLVKSGLVEHVQQALAETVEVVGVYSDVPPNSSVTVVEAAAAQARESGADLLVALGGGSPIDTAKAMRILITEGGNLLDYEGINILERRLIPMVAIPTTAGTGSEASNFAVIKDEANNVKLSFTSPYLAPELAILDPQVTQSLPAHLAAATGMDTLTHAFETYVSTESEPMSDALALGAVEIVSNYLRDATHHGPTNEEARGQMLIASCMAGIAFTNAYLGAVHALAHATGGHFPLHHGLLNSIFLPHVVAFNASTVPDRYARLARAFGINTGGRPREEVIDDLIAGLRQLASDCGLITQLRDLGIPEDALPMLAEQAFGDGAIYHNPVAPTVDDLLGILQAAW; encoded by the coding sequence ATGCAAGAATTTTTTGAGTTTCGTTTACTGCCACGGGTGTTGTATAAATCGGGCTTGGTTGCCGAAATGGGAGCTGAATTAAGCTCGCTGGGCGCAACCAAGGCCTTCATTGTGACCGATGCTGGTTTAGTCAAGTCGGGCTTGGTTGAGCACGTTCAACAAGCGTTGGCCGAGACGGTCGAAGTTGTCGGTGTCTACAGCGATGTGCCGCCGAATTCCTCGGTGACCGTGGTTGAGGCGGCTGCGGCTCAAGCTCGCGAATCGGGCGCTGATCTGTTGGTGGCGCTTGGTGGTGGTTCGCCAATTGATACCGCCAAAGCCATGCGCATTTTGATTACCGAGGGCGGTAATTTGCTCGATTACGAAGGGATCAACATCCTCGAACGGCGCTTAATTCCGATGGTGGCAATTCCTACGACCGCTGGCACTGGCTCGGAGGCGAGCAACTTTGCTGTGATCAAAGATGAAGCCAATAATGTTAAGCTCTCGTTTACTAGCCCATATCTTGCGCCAGAGTTAGCGATTCTCGATCCGCAAGTAACCCAAAGTTTGCCTGCGCATTTGGCTGCTGCAACGGGTATGGATACGCTGACCCATGCCTTTGAAACCTATGTCTCAACCGAATCTGAGCCAATGAGCGATGCCTTGGCTTTGGGCGCGGTCGAGATTGTTTCAAATTATCTGCGTGACGCGACTCACCATGGCCCGACCAACGAAGAAGCTCGCGGCCAGATGTTGATTGCCTCGTGTATGGCGGGGATTGCCTTTACCAACGCATATTTGGGTGCGGTGCATGCCTTGGCTCACGCTACAGGTGGCCATTTCCCCTTGCATCATGGCTTGCTCAACTCGATTTTCCTACCACATGTTGTCGCCTTCAATGCTAGCACCGTGCCCGATCGCTATGCTCGGCTCGCGCGGGCCTTTGGAATCAACACTGGTGGTCGGCCACGCGAAGAGGTGATCGACGATTTGATTGCCGGTTTGCGCCAGTTGGCCAGCGATTGCGGATTGATTACTCAGCTACGCGATTTGGGTATTCCCGAAGATGCTTTGCCCATGTTGGCTGAACAGGCTTTTGGCGATGGGGCGATTTATCATAACCCAGTTGCGCCAACCGTTGACGATTTACTGGGGATTTTGCAAGCAGCATGGTAG